The sequence CGCGTGAAGCGGGAGGACGTGCACGGGGACAAGGCCCTGGAGACGGACTTCGACGGAAAGATCGTCGACGCCATGCAGAGCGCCCTGAAGGCGGAGGACCCGATCGCGCGGGCCGTCCCGTACATGCTCTCGGGCGGTACGGACGCCAAGTCCTTCGACGACCTCGGCATCCGCTGCTTCGGCTTCGCGCCGCTCCAGCTCCCGCCGGAGCTGGACTTCGCCGGGATGTTCCACGGGGTGGACGAGCGGGTGCCGGTGGACGGGCTCAAGTTCGGTGTGCGGGTGCTCGACCGATTCATTGACAACGCCTGAGATTCGGATCGGTGTGCGCATTCCACTGAGAAGAGTGAATGCGCTCATACGCTCGTAGCCCTGGTGATGCCTCCTCGTTACAGGTGGTGCGGTCCGCGGCTGGGACCGCATTGACTACTAGGAGGAACAATGATCAAGAAGGTTGTAGCCGCTGCGGCTGCCACGGGTGGACTCGTTCTCGCGGGTGCGGGCCTCGCCCACGCCGATGCGGGTGCCCAGGGTGCGGCCGTCGGCTCGCCCGGTGTCCTGTCGGGCAACGTGCTCCAGGTCCCCGTCCACGTGCCGGTGAACGTCTGCGGCAACACCGTGAACGTGATCGGCCTGCTGAACCCGGCCTTCGGCAACACCTGCATCAACGCCTGACGCGTCTGAAGTTCCGGCCCCGGAGCGCATTCCAGCGCTCCGGGGCCGCCGGGCTTTCCGGCCCGGCTCTCACTTTTCGGCGTACCAGGCGGGGGAGCCTGGAGAGCCAGGCCGCCGGGCGACGGCCGAAAACACGTACACACCAGGGGACGAGTACAGATGCGACGACCGGCACAGGTCACCAGGAAGACCCTGATCACCATGGCTGCCGCGGGTGGTGTCCTCGCACTGGGCGGGGGCTACGCACACGCGGACGCCGACGCTTCGGGGCATGCGGCGAACTCACCGGGCCTGCTGTCCGGGAACACGGTGCAGGCGCCCGTGGACGCTCCGGTGAACGCCTGCGGGAACACCGTCACGGTGGTGGGAGGCCTCAACCCGGCCTTCGGGAACGACTGCTCCAACATCTCGCACAAGCCGGGCAAGCCCCACAAGCCCGGTAAGCCGGGGCATCCCGGCAATCCCGGCAACCCGGGCCACCCCGGTCACCCGGGCGGCGGCGGGGACGAGCCGTGCGACGACCACCCGGGCCACCCCGGCAACCCGGGTACGCCGCCGGGCGGGAACAACCCCGGGAACCCGGGC comes from Streptomyces sp. NBC_01408 and encodes:
- the chpH gene encoding chaplin ChpH, encoding MIKKVVAAAAATGGLVLAGAGLAHADAGAQGAAVGSPGVLSGNVLQVPVHVPVNVCGNTVNVIGLLNPAFGNTCINA
- a CDS encoding chaplin, which produces MRRPAQVTRKTLITMAAAGGVLALGGGYAHADADASGHAANSPGLLSGNTVQAPVDAPVNACGNTVTVVGGLNPAFGNDCSNISHKPGKPHKPGKPGHPGNPGNPGHPGHPGGGGDEPCDDHPGHPGNPGTPPGGNNPGNPGGENPTTPGNPGTPGTENPTTPGTPGTPPGGNPGTPTTPGTPGTENPGTPGGGNPGTPGNPGTPDGPGTGTPGTPTLPGQGSVTPVTHPGPGTGGAPGLAATGSGDVLTAGLPLAGGLLLAGAVLYRRARSAA